Within the Methanomicrobium sp. W14 genome, the region TATATGATAATTTCTGCTGCACGAAGCCGGGAGGGCATGGCCCGACAGTGTGTTCAGCCAAACTATCATTATAAATGATGACAAATTTTTTAGTGAGGTTATAACATTGGCTGACATTCCTGAGGAGGAATTTATATTAAAAACAACATCGGCATGTGCAGGGTGTAGTGCCTCTCTTATTCTCCGCTATGTCACAAAAGCGGCAGGAAAAGACACTGTCCTTGTCGTTCCCGCATGCTGTACAAGTGTAATTCAGGGAAAATATCCCGATACGGCTGTGAATATACCGGTATATAACGTTGCTTTTGCATCCGCGGCTGCTGTCGCATCCGGTATGAGCGAAGCTTTCAGGGCTGTAGGGAAAAAGACCAATGTCATCTGTTTTGCAGGTGACGGCGGAACCGTGGATATCGGAATACAGGCGTTATCCGGAGCTTTGGAGCGTGGAACAGACTTCTTGTACGTCTGTTATGACAATGAGGCCTATTCCAACACTGGTATGCAGAGGTCAGGTGCGACTCCTATCGGTGCAAGGACGACCACAACGCCTCTCGGAAAGACTGAATATAAAAAAGACCTTGATGCGATTGTTCAGGCGCACAATCCTGTATATATGGCGACTGCGTGCAGTGCCTACCCTGTTGACCTGTATAATAAGGTAAAAAAGGCCCTTTCGATACCCGGCCCAAAGTTTATGCACGTTTTGACACCGTGTCCTCCCGGGTGGAGATATCCGTCTGAAAAGACTATCGAAGTTGGAAAACTGGCGGTTAAGTCCGGGATGTGGGTCCTTTATGAACGTGAATACGGAAAGCTTTCCGTGACCGGTGCCTCAAAGACTGCAATGAAAAAGAGAATACCGGTAACCGCCTATCTGGGAATGCAGGGCCGGTTTAAGACTGCATCGGATAATGACATAAAAATTCTTCAGGAGCATGTCGATATGAACATGAAAAGGCTTGAACAGGAGGAAAAAGGAGTATGCTGACGGTATCTACCGGAAACAAGGCCGTAGCAACGGCTGTAAAGGATGCAAAGCCGGTCGTTGTAGCTGCATATCCTATAACTCCCCAGACCGAGGTCGTTGAGGAGACCGCAAACTATGTCGCAACAAAACAGCTTGATGCACACTATATCCCCGTTGAGTCCGAGCACTCGTCTATGGGTGCATGCATAGGTGCTTCTGCAACAGGAGTCCGGACTTTTACTGCAACAAGTTCGCACGGACTTGTATACATGTGCGAGATGCTTCATATGTCCGCCGGTGCACGTCTTCCCATAGTAATGGCGAACGCCAACCGTGCACTGGGACCTGGCTGGAATATCGGAGCGGAGCATTCCGATTCCATGTCGATGAGAGACACCGGGTGGCTCCAGGTCTACGTTTCAACGGTTCAGGAAGCCTATGACATGACACTTATGGCTTTCCGTATTGCAGAGAACAACAATGTCCTCCTGCCCGTCATGATAAACCTTGACGGGTTTTTGCTGACTCATATTACGCAGCCTCTTGAGACTGTAGAGCCCGGCGACTTTATCCCGCCGATAAATCTGCCGCATGCAATAGACATCAACAATCCCGGCGGCTACGGTACCCTGACCCCTTCGGATGAGCACTTCAAATTCAGGTATGACATCCAGCGTGCGATGAGGGATTCAGTGGCCGTCATAAGAGATACACAGGCTGAATTCGGGAAACGCTTCGGTAGAACTTACGATATCTACGAGGAATACAGGACAGAGGATGCCGAAATTGTTGTCATTGCAATGGGCACGATGGCAAAAGAGGCAGAAGTCGCAGCAGACCTCTTAAGGAAGGAAGGAATAAAAGCCGGATGCATCCGTGTCCGCTGGTTCAGGCCTTTCCCCGATTTAAGCGATGCAGTAAAAGGAAAGGATGTCGTTGTGATAGACCGTGACTGTTCGTTCGGTTACGGCGGAATTCTTGCAAACGAGATCCGGGCAAAGACGGGATGCTCTCCTTTCAGCGTGATTGCAGGTCTTGGCGGTCAGGAAGTCACTTATGATGATATTGCAGGCTTTGTCAGGAGAAGGAAAGCCGGTGAAGAGTTCTGGTTCGGAGTTGATGAGTGATGTATGAAATAAGACTTCACTCAAGGGGGGGCCAGGGCGGTGTGACTGCTGCAAAACTCCTTGCCCAGGCAGCTTTTCTTGACGGGAAATATGCAACAGCAACTCCTCTTTATGGTGCCGAAAGGCGTGGTGCACCCGTGGTTTCATTCATAAGAATAGACGATGAGCCTGTAAGGATTTACTCGCAGATAAGAAAGCCTGACCTTGTGATAGTCCTTGACGCCTCGGTTATGCAGACTGTTGATGTTATGCACGGTATAAAGCCTGACGGGAAAGTCCTGATAAACAGTCCTCATAAAATGGAGTTTGGTGGTCATAAAGTCTATAATGTGGACCTTACCGGAGTTGCCCTGTCTCTTGACCTTGTAGTCGCAGGAAATCCTATATTAAATACACCTCTTCTGGGTGCCGTGGCGAAGATGGGCCTTGTGTCCCGGGAGTCGGTAAGAAAAGCCATAGCTGGTTCGTTTAAAGATAAAAGAAATGCTGATGCCGCACTTAAGGCATACGAGGAGCTGGTGTTATGAGTGCAAAACTCGCCATATCAAGACCTAAAAAGGGAGCTTCCGGAAATACCGGGTCATGGAGAACGTTTCGGCCTGTTGTATCTGATGAAAAATGTAGCAGGTGCGGAAACTGTTATCTCTACTGCCCGGACGGCGCGGTAGATACAGAATTTGTCATAGACTATGACTTCTGCAAGGGATGCGGCATATGCGTAGAGGTCTGCCCGAAAAAAGCGATAATTATGGTTCGTGAAGACTAAACTTTATTTCCTTTTTTTGGCATTTCAAAAAATCATTTCTATATTATCTACAATAACTATATAGACTAATTATTTTTGGATCGTTAATATTTTACATTGATGGAAGGATACTTCTAACTGTGTCTGGGTACGGCATGATATAGAGAGTAGTCAGCGCAAAAAGAAAATCTCCGGAATATTTCAGGTTTTTAAGAATTCTGAAAAGGAAAACGATTAGGCGTATTGTAAATACAGGTGTTTTCAGAAGGGTGTAATCTGATGCGTTTTGATGCGCTCCTCCAAAAGTTAATGAAAAACCTTTGAATGTGGACTTTTTGAGGATTATATGAAGTTTGTGTATTCCGGACAATTCATTAAAACAGGTGGAGGCAGCCAAAGATTATTTCTTATCTGAACATTTACCGCGGTATTTAGCGTACACAAAAGTTATCCGTCACGGGAGAGTCTATCTAGTCTCCGCCTGCTCTGGTTTGCAGGCCTACTGGCAGTTTTCCCAATGAGATCAACAATGAACACAACTGATCAGTTATTTTTATCTGGTCATGTCCGTTTTGCAGTAAACACAGCAGCAAATGACAGCAGGATGAATGCATTTGATGAAAAATACCATATTTTTTGTTAATTCCTAGTAAAATCCCCGAAGAAGTGTTTTAAATGAAATTTGAAGGATTGCAGAAACTGATGTCTGCCGATGAAACGGCGGATGAAAAGCTGAAGCTTCTGGCCTACCATTACAACGAGCGCTTAAAAGAGCAGGCTCTTGTAAATGAAGTATCCAAATTCCTTTTTGATACGACTCTTGAAAGAGAATACATTCTCATGAAGGTAGTAGAGCTTGTTCCTCCGGGCTGGCAGTACCCCGAAATTACTGTAGCCAGGTTTAAATACAAAAATTATGACATAAAAAGTCTGAATTTCAGGGAAACTCCGTGGAAGCAGAGAGTATCCTTTGTTGACGCAAACGGCGAGGGGGGCTATCTTGACGTTTTGTATCTTGAAGAAAAGCCTGGGGACTACGAAGGGCCGTTTTTAAAAGAGGAAAGAAATCTGATAAACGTTATAGGCAGTATGCTGCCCGCTTCAATGAACATTTTCAACAGAAACGAGGAGACAAACAGGGCAATAGAAGATATCATATATATCTCAAAAGAGATCGAGCACGGAAATATAGAAAACCGTATAACGGTTTCCAGGCATTCCGGAGACCTGAAAAAGGTTGTTGAGGGCGTAAACAGTATTCTTGATTCTTATTCTGTACCTTTCAAAAAGATGGTTGAAACACTGGAAGAATACTCAAGGTGCAATTTTTCTTCCGCTATAAATGACGTAAAAGGTTTTGAAGGGGACTTCATCTCACTAAAGAACAGCATCAATGCCCTGGGGTCCAAAATCGGAGAGGTAGTAAAAGAGATAGCAAGAATTGCTGATGAGTTTAACAGGGGAAATTTCCGCACGAAAGTTGATGAAAGACTATCCTTTGAAGGCGATATGGCTTCAATAAAGGAAAGCCTTAACAATGTAGGTGGAGTCTTCTCGCATACAGTTTCAGAGGTCAGGGCTTCTGTCGAACTTATAAACAGGAATTCAACCGATGTCGGGCGCAGTGCGGGCGATATGTCGGAGGCTGCGGAAAAGGTGGCAATGTCGGCGTCAAACTCTGCAGGGCTTACAAAAAAGCTTAATAACAGTATAGAAAAGATAAACGAACAGATTCTTGACCTCTCTTCTTCAAACCAGGAGATATCCTCGGCTGCCCGCCATGTTATGAAGCAGACCAATCATGTGGTCGATATAGGAAAGACTGCACAGTCTTCCGGAGACGATTCAAGAAAGATGATGAACAGCGTCAAGAAGATTGCGGGAGGAAGTGTTAATGAAATCAACTCCCTTTCCGAGCAGATAAATACGGTCGGAAAGGTTGTAAAGCTTATCAACGATATTACCGGTCAGATAAATCTTCTTGCACTAAATGCCGCAATCGAAGCCGCACGTGCAGGGGAACACGGGAGAGGCTTTGCAGTCGTTGCCGGAGAGGTCAAAAATCTTGCCGGAGAAGCGAGAGCTGCAACTGACAACATAGAAAGTGTTGTTTCTGCAGTCCAGCAGTCAAGTGAAAAGACCGCCTCTGCAATAAACAAGGCCAACTCTGAGATAATCAAAAGTGTTGAAAGCGTCAACAAGACGCTTGACGGCTTAAATTCAATAATTGACAATGCCGGAAAAATAGACGCTGATGTCAAAAGAATCGTTCATGCCATTGAAGAGCAGGTAAATATAGCAAACAACGTTTCGAATAACACGTCGGAGCTGGCAGGACTTACGGGCGATGTCTCACGCGAGATAGAGGAGCTTGCAGCTCTTGCAGAAGAGACCAGTGCCTCGGTTGAAGAGATAAGCGCTGCAATCAATGAGGTATCCTCTCTTGCCGGCGGTCTTTCGAATGATATGAAAAAGTATGTTATCTGAAAAATAAACCCTCCCTATTAAACTTTTTTAATGAATTGTTTTTTTATTTTTTTAATGCGTCTTGAGAATCCTTTGTGCTCCTGTAAACTGGACCTGCTTATTTTTCTGTTAAGGATTCAAAGTTTGATTTCAGAACTTGGAAATTCTCATACCTGATGTGGCGGAGAACGGTAAACGCTTCTTTGAAAAGGATACGATTTTAATGAATCCCCGGGTCTTATGTGCAAAATGCCGGTTATCTGATATGAAGTTAATCAGATTAAATTTATCAAATAAATAAGCTTATTTTTTGATTTAACGCTCAAATTTCAGGCAAAAAAATTTATCTTATGTGGCAACAATATGCTATAACTGATGACAGAGATTAGTGAAAATACAGAGCCTGTATCTGTAATGCAGGGTTTTGCCGACCTTGACCTTACCCGGCCAAAAGCTGGGTCACCAGTTGCTCACTGCATGGAGATGGTTGAAACTGCCATTAGGGAAAACAGCGGAAAATTCACACGTGATTTGCTTTACAAAAACCTTCCTGTCCAGATGAAGCTTCCACGCAGGATTATGAGCAGTGTTTATGAGCAGATAATTGATTTTTACCAGGAGTCCGGGAAGATCTCTTTTGACAGAATCGGTCATGTCTGTTGGGTTTATGACCCCGAAACCGTTTCATTCTACAAAAAAAATGATAAGCTGAAGTTTTTCGGCAGAGATGCTTTGGATTCGGTTTTCTTTGGAAGTGAAGACATCGTTTCGGTGTACCGGGACATGATTACCTCTTCGAGCATTGAAGAGCAAAACGGTCTGAAATACATGCAGGACGCAATAAAGACTCTTGAAGAACACATGTTTTCAGGAGAACTAATTCCGAGAAGTGTCATACCAAGGAAGTATGAAAATGTATACGGGTCGCTGAATGTATGGAAATTAAACATGACTCACTCGTGGAAACTTATCTACAGTATTGCAGCTGATGACGATGAAAAAATCCTGATTATTGACGACTGCCTGAACAATAAAGACTATGAAAGGCTGTTTAAACCTTTAGTCATTTAAGAATATTATTTATCTTTAAGGTCATATTATTTTTTTAGGTTCGTTCAATGTAGCTGTTTTTTAAAAATCCTTTTGAGTTGTAAAAATTCTGTTAGTTCTGTAAAGTATTCCCGGAAAAAAGGAGAAAATTTATTTGCATGTACACCCTTTGTTGCTTTCGCAGGCGCAACCGTCACTGTCTCTGTCCAGATCGTGAACATCATCACCTGTGGCTGAGAGGCAGTATTCGTAGCATTTTTGAGCTGAAGACCAGTCTTTGAAGTCATCACAGTTGTAGATATTTCCTGAGCAGGAGCAGACAGCAGATGAAGAATCTGTTTTGGAGGGGGATGGTGTTTGAGTCGCAGTTTTTGTGGGGTTTATCGTTTTCGTTGGTGTGGGAGTTTTTGAAGGTGTCGGTGTTTTTGCCGGTGTTTCCGTCATTGATGCAATTGTTGCCTTAATAGTCTCAAGTTCGGTTTCAATTGGTGTTGAGGATTTTGTTTCCTCAATTGTTACAGAAGTCCGGGAATTTGTATTTTTAGAAGAAGTGCAGCCTGTAAAGATAATACCGGTAGTAATTAAAATTAGGCAAAGGAAAATGGCTATCTCTTTTGTCATGATGTGCAAATACGCATACTATACATAAAAAATTATTCCCATTTTTTTTTGTTATGAAGTAAACCCTGTGGTGATTAAAAAATTATTCCTAAATACGGCGAATTTGTCTTATTGTAACCTTAAATCTAATTAAAATAAAATAATCTATACTAAAACATCTGTCTGCTCTTTAGAATAGATCTAGTTAAAAACGATATCTATATGACATAATTGTTTTAATCCTGATATTATGAAAACGGGGTAGCTATTTTTAATTGTATTGTTTTTTGTGGGTATTGTTTTCGCCGGGTGTACTTCTTCGACAAATGTTTCTTATCATGACAAAGAGTTCAGATCATTGGTCTCAGAATCCGGGGATGAAATTACTGATTTATTAAATAATATACTGAATTCTGCAAATAATTTAGATTCGGACGGTGTTGTGATATATGGGGCTGGTTTAAAAGTATCTGCAGATAATTATAAAGGAAAAATTGAAAATCTGGTATAAAGTGTGTAAATTTAGCTACTGATTCTCTCTCTCTCTCAAATTTATGTTGCAAAAATATAATTTTTATTTATATATTGGAAAATCCAGAAGAATAAATAATATCTCTATAATTTTTTATGAGTAATTAGGCAATAATAAGATAATATCTGATATAATTTTTAGACATTCCTGCATATATACTTCTAAAAAGCGTGAAGTGGTAAAACATTAGAAACCCAGATATCCTGTTCTATCGGATTTCAACATTTATACTTTTTATTTTGTGTCATGCAGAGATATGTCAGATTATGATTCAGGCATTAAAAAAAGTATTTCGAGAGCTTTATTTGGTTAAAGTAGCGGGGTCTACCAGGAGTACTATAGCTATAATTAAAATAACTGCAAAAATAAGCACAAACCACATCCTCAACTCTTTTATGTTTTTATACAGGTCTTTCATTTGATTTCATCTTTCTTTGTATTATAATTGGGTATAGATGTATATACCAATATGTCTGAGTTTATTAAAGTGGTTGGATATATGCAAATATTTTTTTTAGATAAAAAGTCCGGGAAATCTTTAAATCACTTTCAATAGCCCGTGTTTCTGCTTTTATCTTCAATCAGCCTTGATATTAAAACCATTAAAGAAATATTTTTTAGAACCTGCCTTTTTGCAAGAAGTCCATGCTTAATTTACGGTGGAACTTATGTTACAGCCAAAATCATTGCCAGAATTGTATATAAAAAGTATAAAAAAGCTGAATTTCAGGAAAAGCGCCCCCAACAGGACTCGAACCTGTGACATTCTGGTTAACAGCCAGACACTCTACCAACTGAGTTATGGAGGCAATGCAATCTGCTTTTTTGCTCTGCAACTTGCCAATAAACGTCTACTTATTACCTTTTAAAGATTATGGAATTAATCTGGACTGCTGTTCCTTATAGACTCAAGCTGTGAGATAAGGGAATCGATCTCCCTGTCCAGATTATCTATCAGATCCGAGGCTTTTTCCGTTGCTACAGCCCCAGAAGGCGAAGCCCGGATGTAACCGAGCTGTTCTAAGACCTTCAGTGAATAGCGCACCCTGTGAGACGGAATGCCAAGTATCTCCGAGAGCTTCATTATTCCGATGGGCTGGTTTTTCTGTACAACCCTTATTACCTCAAGGTGTCTTCCGACAAGTTCTATCTCGTTAAGCAGTTTTTGAAGCAATTTGTTAAGCCCCGCTTTTTGTGAAAATAAATCCGGCCTGCACCATGAAGCATATATTTGCAGGTGCGCATTTCCTTGGCCGTTCTTTTTGTTTTTTTAACCTGTTTCTTTAAAATATCCGGACAGGATACCTTTTTGCATTTCAAACATTTTAAAGTAATCTTTTCCATGAAAAAGGTTCAAAAAATTTTTTGGGTTTAGTCTTTTAGTCTTCCTGTTCATTCAGCCATGCCTTGTCCTGCCTGTAATGCTTTCTGAACATCAGAGCTGTTATGACAGCCAGAACAGCGCATATGGCAGAGATCTGAATGCTGAATACAGGAATCAGGCCAAAAAAAGCCAGAATCGAAATTGCTACAAGCAGAAATACCGCATTAAGCATCATCGTCAGCTTGGCAAATTTCATCTTGAGTGTTCTTTCAGCTGATGCATTCATTATTAATACGAATTGTCTCTCTCTTGGTAAAATTACTTCTAAGTCTGAGTCGAATAGTAAGGGTACTGCATTATGATAAATTCTTTAGACCAGTCTCTTGAGGCTGCAAATTCAAAAGCTTACGTTATGGTTGCATCTTCCGAAAATCCTGATATGCGCTATCTTACAGGTTTTTCGGTGACCGACCCCCTTATCTATATCAGGCGTCATGGCGGTCGTGGTCAGCTTATAGTCCCGCAGATGGAAAAGGATCGCGCACTGTCCGAGTCGAAATGCGATGTAATCACAAGGGGAGAAGCAGGCTATTTCGATTACCTGAAATCCGCACCTGACCCTTATACGGCCCAGGCAGAGATGATCTCCTATGTCGCCGGAGGCGACATACTTGTACCCGCGGATTTTCCCGTTATTCTTGCAAGAGAACTTGAAAAGTTCTGCAGGGTAAGCGTTGACCGGGGCACGGTTGAGAAGATGCGCTCTGTAAAGACTCCGGGAGAGATTGAAAAAATCCGCGAATGCCAGAAGGCGAATGATGCAGTGATGGAGTTTGCGGTGAATAAAATCTCGGCTGCACTGGTTAAAAACGGAGAGCTGTATGACGGAAAAACACGTATGACTTCTTCGTATCTCAGGGGTGAAATAGAGTGTTTTCTCTTAAAAAGAGGATTTCTTGCAAGAGACACCATAGTCTCCTGTGGGACTGAGACCGCAATGCCCCACTGTACCGGAAAAGGTGTTCTTCTTGAAAATGAGCCGATTTTAATGGACATCTTCCCAAGCGACCTGAAAACCGGTTATTACTCGGATATGACCCGGACTGTGGTAAAAGGAGAACCCTCACCTGAAATAGAGGATATATTCAAGACCGTATCTGAAGCAAAAAAGCTCGGTGAGAATATGGTTAGTGCGGGTATAACCGGAAAATCAGTCCATGATGCAGTTTCAAAGTTTTTTGAAGAGTCCGGATATCATACCGGTACCGAAGGATTTGTCCACAGCCTTGGTCATGGTGTAGGTCTTGCGATACATGAGTCCCCGTCCCTTTCACCCTCAGGCGGAGAACTTGAGTGCGGAAACATAGTGACAGTGGAGCCCGGTCTGTACTACAGAAAATACGGCGGGGTAAGACTTGAGGATATGGGGCTTGTTGAAAAGAATGGATTTGACTGTTTTACAAAATCAAAAGAGGAGCTAAGAGTATAATGGATGACGAGATACTTGACTACTACATTCAGGCAGGCAAAATAGCGAAAAAATGTCTTGACAAAGCGGCTTCAAAAGTAAAGCCCGGTGTTTTGATACTTGATTTCGTCAACGAAACCGAGGAAAGCATATTAAACGAAGGAGCTGGAATTGCATTTCCTCTGAATATTTCACGAAACGAGGCCGCGGCGCATGATACGGCTTCAGAAGGAGATATGAGGGAATTTATGGCAGGCGATGTCGTAAAGGTTGACCTCGGCGCTCATATAAACGGTTATGTGGCTGACACCGCGGTTACAGTTGACCTCGGAAACAACAAAAATTTGATTGAAGCCTCGAAAAAAGCCCTTGAAAAAGCAATTTCTCTTGTAAAACCTGGTATTACGACAGGAGAGATAGGGACGGCTGTTCAGGCCGAGATAGAAAAACTCGGGTTTTTGCCGGTATCAAACCTGACCGGTCACGGACTTGGCAACTTCCTGCTTCATGGAATTCCGACGATACCTAATGTGGCAATAAAAGGCGGGACTGTAATTGAAGAAGGTATGGCGTTTGCAATAGAGCCTTTTGCAACCACTGGCAGTGGGCAGGTATCGGACGGTCAGAGAATGGAGATATTCAGCCAGATCTCAAAAAAACCGGTCCGGCTTCCGAGCGAGAGAAAACTGATGAAAGAAATTGAAGAAAGAAAAAGTCTGCCGTTCTCCCGCAGGTGGTACAGGGATTTAAACTCCGATATAAACATAGTTAGACTCTGTCAGAAGGGGATCCTGAGAGGATACCCGGTTCTGCACGACATTCCGGGATCACTTGTGTCGCAGAGGGAGCACACGATGATTGTCACAGAAGACGGCTGCATTGTGACAACAGCCTGAAAAATGGACGGTTTGCTACAGGCAGAGATACCTATATTGCAATTAAAGAGATATATATTAGGTTGTACGCATGTCATCAGAAACAGATGAAAAGTCCCTGGATATAATGGAATTCTTACTGACGGCGGAGATACTGAATAAATATGATACACTGAATATGGATGATCTCCCGCCTAAACTCAGAAAAATTGCCGGTGAAAAGGGATGCAATATAGATGTCGAAAGGCCTGTCATAATAAGCGAAAGCGTTGCGGAGAAGGTTCTGGGAATCTCCGGCGCATACTCCTATGTAAGCAGCAACCCCTTCGTAAAGTTTGACGATTTCGGCAAAAGGCTCAGTATATCCGCGCTTGATGCCGCTGCAGGGTGGTTTTTCAGGCAGAATACGACTGACCGCATAAAAGCCAACCCGGTTCTTGCATACTACTACGAACATATGAACATGGGCGGGATCTCATATCAGGAGTCCTCAGAGTCTATTTCAAGGTACCGTGATTCAAAGGAATATCTTGAAGCGAGGGTAGACGGAATTGTCGGAGATGACGAGGAGCTGAAAGCTGCAAGAGGCCTGATTCTTATAAGTTCCCCTGAAGAAGGGGAATACTCTCTTGCAGACCTTGTATGCACCCCGAGACAGGAGGAGACCATAAGAAAGATTGATATTGCACTGAAAAATCTTGATTACCTGCGTGAACGCAGGATTTACGAGATAGGCAAGCTTCTCTTTGTAGGCCCTCCAGGAACCGGAAAAACCTCTCTTGCTCTTGCAATGTCAAAAAAACTGAAAATGCCTCTTTTGGAGGTAAGGCTTGCGATGGTAACCTCCCAGTACCTTGGTGAGACTTCAAAGAATATTGACAGGATATTTGACCTCGCAAGACGTCTTTCACCGTGCATACTCTTTATAGATGAGTTTGATTTTGTGGCAAGAAGCAGGATTACGGAGGACAACGGTGCGATGAAGCGTGCGGTAAATATGCTTCTTAAAAATATCGATACTATCAGTTTTGTTAAAAACGGAGTCCTTCTCATCGGTGCTACTAACCATCCTGCGATGCTTGATGAAGCTGCATGGAGAAGGTTTGACGATGTAGTCGAGTTCCCCCTGCCGGATTTGGAGATGAGAAAAGAAATACTTCTTAAAATAACAAAGGAACTTGACTGCACCTGCAATTACGATGAGCTTGCGGAGGATACCGAGGGCTTTACAGGTGCGGACCTGAAGATTATGATAAAAGAGTCAGTAATTTCGGCTCTGATGCGTGACAGTTTCGTAATGGACGAGTCTGATATAGAGCAGGGAATGGGCATAGTCCGCGACAGGGATAATATCAGGCAGAGCGTCTCAATATGAAGATTACAGTTCTCGGTACCGGAGACACGGTAGGTACTCCCAGGGTCGGGTGCGAATGTCCTGTATGCACCTGGGCTGTAAGGGAAGGCAGGGAAAGGCTAAGGACATCTTTTTTGATTGAAGAAGACGGTCATAACATTCTGATTGACACCTCTCCAGACCTGAGAAGACAGCTTTTAAAACACGGTTCGCCTTATATAGACGCAATTCTGTGGACTCACGGTCATTACGACCATATTGCAGGTTACAACGAGTTTTACAGGGTCCAGTCCTTTCCACCTGCTTACGCCGCATCCCGTGCAATGGATGACATTGAAGGCTTCTTTCATTTTCTGCATTTTGAAAGGAAAAGGTGTACTCCTTACCAGCCGTTTGAAATTTACGGAATAAAATTCACGTTTGCGGAAGTCAATCATCCGCCCATGTATACGTGCGGGGTTGTCATGGAGTACAACGGGAAAAAAATAGGCTTTACATCTGATACAAACGATGACCTCTGCGAAGAGA harbors:
- a CDS encoding MBL fold metallo-hydrolase, producing MKITVLGTGDTVGTPRVGCECPVCTWAVREGRERLRTSFLIEEDGHNILIDTSPDLRRQLLKHGSPYIDAILWTHGHYDHIAGYNEFYRVQSFPPAYAASRAMDDIEGFFHFLHFERKRCTPYQPFEIYGIKFTFAEVNHPPMYTCGVVMEYNGKKIGFTSDTNDDLCEETLKALSGCDLLFIDALMPPSVHIGKHMNYKEALNLAEKLSAKKYYMVHMSHNLPFNWKHMASDGEVFEI
- a CDS encoding ATP-binding protein, encoding MSSETDEKSLDIMEFLLTAEILNKYDTLNMDDLPPKLRKIAGEKGCNIDVERPVIISESVAEKVLGISGAYSYVSSNPFVKFDDFGKRLSISALDAAAGWFFRQNTTDRIKANPVLAYYYEHMNMGGISYQESSESISRYRDSKEYLEARVDGIVGDDEELKAARGLILISSPEEGEYSLADLVCTPRQEETIRKIDIALKNLDYLRERRIYEIGKLLFVGPPGTGKTSLALAMSKKLKMPLLEVRLAMVTSQYLGETSKNIDRIFDLARRLSPCILFIDEFDFVARSRITEDNGAMKRAVNMLLKNIDTISFVKNGVLLIGATNHPAMLDEAAWRRFDDVVEFPLPDLEMRKEILLKITKELDCTCNYDELAEDTEGFTGADLKIMIKESVISALMRDSFVMDESDIEQGMGIVRDRDNIRQSVSI